A portion of the Osmia lignaria lignaria isolate PbOS001 chromosome 15, iyOsmLign1, whole genome shotgun sequence genome contains these proteins:
- the LOC117600378 gene encoding uncharacterized protein LOC117600378 isoform X2 — MADDERKRLEDEKKRKQAETDRKRAEVRARLEEASKAKKAKKGFMTPDRKKKLRLLLRKKAAEELKKEQERKAAERRRIIEERCGKPKNVDDASEDDLKEICQMYYDRVYLCEGQKWDLEREVRKRDYEIADLNSQVNDLRGKFMKPTLKKVSKYENKFAKLQKKAAEFNFRNQLKQVKKKEFTLEEEDKENASKDKKKPDWSKKGEEKKDEPPPPPEPPAEAPAPTPSPQPEQPPAPAPAPEPAPPAPTPSPEPTAAAPPPAEGAPPAAPVEGAPPAEGAPAPPAEGAPPAGAPAPAEGAPAAPPAEGAAPPAEGTPAAAAPAPAPAPAPAEGAPPTEAAPAAPPAEAAPAPAPAEAKVVMVVRLTLTVRPKRPVMGSKFITYAPAS; from the exons ATGGCGGACGATGAG AGGAAACGTCTCGAGGAT gaaaagaagaggaaacaggCGGAGACCGACAGAAAGAGGGCGGAGGTCCGCGCCCGCCTTGAAGAGGCTTCCAAAGCCAAGAAGGCGAAGAAGGGTTTCATGACCCCTGACAGGAAGAAGAAGCTTAGG CTGTTGTTGCGTAAGAAAGCCGCCGAGGAATTGAAGAAAGAACAAGAGAGAAAAGCCGCAGAGAGGAGACGCATCATCGAGGAACGTTGTGGAAAACCGAAGAACGTCGACGACGCGAGCGAAG ACGATTTGAAGGAGATTTGCCAAATGTATTACGACCGCGTCTACCTTTGTGAGGGTCAGAAGTGGGATTTGGAGCGTGAAGTTCGGAAAAGGGATTATGAG ATCGCGGACTTGAACAGCCAGGTGAACGACCTTCGAGGTAAATT CATGAAACCTACGCTGAAGAAAGTCTCCAAGTACGAGAACAAGTTCGCCAAGCTCCAGAAGAAGGCAGCCGAGTTCAACTTCCGTAACCAGCTTAAACAGGTCAAGAAGAAGGAGTTCACCCTTGAAGAGGAGGACAAGGAG AACGCGTCAAAAGATAAG AAGAAACCCGATTGGTCGAAGAAGGGCGAGGAAAAGAAG GACGAACCGCCACCTCCACCAGAACCTCCAGCAGAAGCTCCTGCTCCAACTCCTTCTCCACAACCGGAACAACCACCCGCGCCAGCGCCAGCACCAGAACCTGCACCTCCAGCCCCAACACCGTCGCCAGAACCAACGGCAGCAGCACCTCCACCAGCTGAAGGTGCTCCACCAGCAGCTCCAGTAGAGGGTGCTCCACCTGCAGAAGGAGCACCAGCACCTCCAGCCGAGGGCGCACCCCCAGCCG GCGCCCCTGCACCAGCGGAAGGAGCTCCCGCAGCACCTCCAGCCGAAGGAGCTGCACCTCCTGCGGAAGGAACGCCTGCTGCAGCTGCACCTGCACCCGCACCTGCACCAGCACCAGCCGAAGGAGCTCCCCCAACTGAAGCAGCACCCGCTGCACCCCCAGCAGAGGCTGCGCCAGCACCCGCGCCTGCTGAAG CTAAGGTAGTTATGGTAGTGAGACTCACATTGACCGTCAGGCCCAAGCGCCCGGTAATGGGTTCAAAATTCATCACGTACG
- the LOC117600378 gene encoding uncharacterized protein LOC117600378 isoform X1 codes for MADDERKRLEDEKKRKQAETDRKRAEVRARLEEASKAKKAKKGFMTPDRKKKLRLLLRKKAAEELKKEQERKAAERRRIIEERCGKPKNVDDASEETVKRVLREYHNRITALEDQKFDFEYVVKKKDFEIADLNSQVNDLRGKFMKPTLKKVSKYENKFAKLQKKAAEFNFRNQLKQVKKKEFTLEEEDKENASKDKKKPDWSKKGEEKKDEPPPPPEPPAEAPAPTPSPQPEQPPAPAPAPEPAPPAPTPSPEPTAAAPPPAEGAPPAAPVEGAPPAEGAPAPPAEGAPPAGAPAPAEGAPAAPPAEGAAPPAEGTPAAAAPAPAPAPAPAEGAPPTEAAPAAPPAEAAPAPAPAEAKVVMVVRLTLTVRPKRPVMGSKFITYAPAS; via the exons ATGGCGGACGATGAG AGGAAACGTCTCGAGGAT gaaaagaagaggaaacaggCGGAGACCGACAGAAAGAGGGCGGAGGTCCGCGCCCGCCTTGAAGAGGCTTCCAAAGCCAAGAAGGCGAAGAAGGGTTTCATGACCCCTGACAGGAAGAAGAAGCTTAGG CTGTTGTTGCGTAAGAAAGCCGCCGAGGAATTGAAGAAAGAACAAGAGAGAAAAGCCGCAGAGAGGAGACGCATCATCGAGGAACGTTGTGGAAAACCGAAGAACGTCGACGACGCGAGCGAAG AGACCGTGAAGCGCGTGCTGCGCGAGTACCACAATAGGATCACAGCATTGGAGGATCAAAAGTTCGACTTCGAATATGTTGTTAAGAAGAAGGACTTCGAG ATCGCGGACTTGAACAGCCAGGTGAACGACCTTCGAGGTAAATT CATGAAACCTACGCTGAAGAAAGTCTCCAAGTACGAGAACAAGTTCGCCAAGCTCCAGAAGAAGGCAGCCGAGTTCAACTTCCGTAACCAGCTTAAACAGGTCAAGAAGAAGGAGTTCACCCTTGAAGAGGAGGACAAGGAG AACGCGTCAAAAGATAAG AAGAAACCCGATTGGTCGAAGAAGGGCGAGGAAAAGAAG GACGAACCGCCACCTCCACCAGAACCTCCAGCAGAAGCTCCTGCTCCAACTCCTTCTCCACAACCGGAACAACCACCCGCGCCAGCGCCAGCACCAGAACCTGCACCTCCAGCCCCAACACCGTCGCCAGAACCAACGGCAGCAGCACCTCCACCAGCTGAAGGTGCTCCACCAGCAGCTCCAGTAGAGGGTGCTCCACCTGCAGAAGGAGCACCAGCACCTCCAGCCGAGGGCGCACCCCCAGCCG GCGCCCCTGCACCAGCGGAAGGAGCTCCCGCAGCACCTCCAGCCGAAGGAGCTGCACCTCCTGCGGAAGGAACGCCTGCTGCAGCTGCACCTGCACCCGCACCTGCACCAGCACCAGCCGAAGGAGCTCCCCCAACTGAAGCAGCACCCGCTGCACCCCCAGCAGAGGCTGCGCCAGCACCCGCGCCTGCTGAAG CTAAGGTAGTTATGGTAGTGAGACTCACATTGACCGTCAGGCCCAAGCGCCCGGTAATGGGTTCAAAATTCATCACGTACG
- the LOC117600378 gene encoding uncharacterized protein LOC117600378 isoform X4 has product MADDERKRLEDEKKRKQAETDRKRAEVRARLEEASKAKKAKKGFMTPDRKKKLRLLLRKKAAEELKKEQERKAAERRRIIEERCGKPKNVDDASEASVKSILTQYHKRIIALEGEKYDLEYEVAKKDFEIADLNSQVNDLRGKFMKPTLKKVSKYENKFAKLQKKAAEFNFRNQLKQVKKKEFTLEEEDKENASKDKKKPDWSKKGEEKKDEPPPPPEPPAEAPAPTPSPQPEQPPAPAPAPEPAPPAPTPSPEPTAAAPPPAEGAPPAAPVEGAPPAEGAPAPPAEGAPPAGAPAPAEGAPAAPPAEGAAPPAEGTPAAAAPAPAPAPAPAEGAPPTEAAPAAPPAEAAPAPAPAEAKVVMVVRLTLTVRPKRPVMGSKFITYAPAS; this is encoded by the exons ATGGCGGACGATGAG AGGAAACGTCTCGAGGAT gaaaagaagaggaaacaggCGGAGACCGACAGAAAGAGGGCGGAGGTCCGCGCCCGCCTTGAAGAGGCTTCCAAAGCCAAGAAGGCGAAGAAGGGTTTCATGACCCCTGACAGGAAGAAGAAGCTTAGG CTGTTGTTGCGTAAGAAAGCCGCCGAGGAATTGAAGAAAGAACAAGAGAGAAAAGCCGCAGAGAGGAGACGCATCATCGAGGAACGTTGTGGAAAACCGAAGAACGTCGACGACGCGAGCGAAG CTAGCGTGAAGTCCATTCTGACCCAGTATCATAAGAGGATCATCGCTCTCGAGGGGGAAAAGTACGACCTAGAGTACGAAGTCGCCAAAAAGGATTTCGAG ATCGCGGACTTGAACAGCCAGGTGAACGACCTTCGAGGTAAATT CATGAAACCTACGCTGAAGAAAGTCTCCAAGTACGAGAACAAGTTCGCCAAGCTCCAGAAGAAGGCAGCCGAGTTCAACTTCCGTAACCAGCTTAAACAGGTCAAGAAGAAGGAGTTCACCCTTGAAGAGGAGGACAAGGAG AACGCGTCAAAAGATAAG AAGAAACCCGATTGGTCGAAGAAGGGCGAGGAAAAGAAG GACGAACCGCCACCTCCACCAGAACCTCCAGCAGAAGCTCCTGCTCCAACTCCTTCTCCACAACCGGAACAACCACCCGCGCCAGCGCCAGCACCAGAACCTGCACCTCCAGCCCCAACACCGTCGCCAGAACCAACGGCAGCAGCACCTCCACCAGCTGAAGGTGCTCCACCAGCAGCTCCAGTAGAGGGTGCTCCACCTGCAGAAGGAGCACCAGCACCTCCAGCCGAGGGCGCACCCCCAGCCG GCGCCCCTGCACCAGCGGAAGGAGCTCCCGCAGCACCTCCAGCCGAAGGAGCTGCACCTCCTGCGGAAGGAACGCCTGCTGCAGCTGCACCTGCACCCGCACCTGCACCAGCACCAGCCGAAGGAGCTCCCCCAACTGAAGCAGCACCCGCTGCACCCCCAGCAGAGGCTGCGCCAGCACCCGCGCCTGCTGAAG CTAAGGTAGTTATGGTAGTGAGACTCACATTGACCGTCAGGCCCAAGCGCCCGGTAATGGGTTCAAAATTCATCACGTACG
- the LOC117600378 gene encoding uncharacterized protein LOC117600378 isoform X5 yields MADDERKRLEDEKKRKQAETDRKRAEVRARLEEASKAKKAKKGFMTPDRKKKLRLLLRKKAAEELKKEQERKAAERRRIIEERCGKPKNVDDASEETVKRVLREYHNRITALEDQKFDFEYVVKKKDFEIADLNSQVNDLRGKFMKPTLKKVSKYENKFAKLQKKAAEFNFRNQLKQVKKKEFTLEEEDKEKKPDWSKKGEEKKDEPPPPPEPPAEAPAPTPSPQPEQPPAPAPAPEPAPPAPTPSPEPTAAAPPPAEGAPPAAPVEGAPPAEGAPAPPAEGAPPAGAPAPAEGAPAAPPAEGAAPPAEGTPAAAAPAPAPAPAPAEGAPPTEAAPAAPPAEAAPAPAPAEAKVVMVVRLTLTVRPKRPVMGSKFITYAPAS; encoded by the exons ATGGCGGACGATGAG AGGAAACGTCTCGAGGAT gaaaagaagaggaaacaggCGGAGACCGACAGAAAGAGGGCGGAGGTCCGCGCCCGCCTTGAAGAGGCTTCCAAAGCCAAGAAGGCGAAGAAGGGTTTCATGACCCCTGACAGGAAGAAGAAGCTTAGG CTGTTGTTGCGTAAGAAAGCCGCCGAGGAATTGAAGAAAGAACAAGAGAGAAAAGCCGCAGAGAGGAGACGCATCATCGAGGAACGTTGTGGAAAACCGAAGAACGTCGACGACGCGAGCGAAG AGACCGTGAAGCGCGTGCTGCGCGAGTACCACAATAGGATCACAGCATTGGAGGATCAAAAGTTCGACTTCGAATATGTTGTTAAGAAGAAGGACTTCGAG ATCGCGGACTTGAACAGCCAGGTGAACGACCTTCGAGGTAAATT CATGAAACCTACGCTGAAGAAAGTCTCCAAGTACGAGAACAAGTTCGCCAAGCTCCAGAAGAAGGCAGCCGAGTTCAACTTCCGTAACCAGCTTAAACAGGTCAAGAAGAAGGAGTTCACCCTTGAAGAGGAGGACAAGGAG AAGAAACCCGATTGGTCGAAGAAGGGCGAGGAAAAGAAG GACGAACCGCCACCTCCACCAGAACCTCCAGCAGAAGCTCCTGCTCCAACTCCTTCTCCACAACCGGAACAACCACCCGCGCCAGCGCCAGCACCAGAACCTGCACCTCCAGCCCCAACACCGTCGCCAGAACCAACGGCAGCAGCACCTCCACCAGCTGAAGGTGCTCCACCAGCAGCTCCAGTAGAGGGTGCTCCACCTGCAGAAGGAGCACCAGCACCTCCAGCCGAGGGCGCACCCCCAGCCG GCGCCCCTGCACCAGCGGAAGGAGCTCCCGCAGCACCTCCAGCCGAAGGAGCTGCACCTCCTGCGGAAGGAACGCCTGCTGCAGCTGCACCTGCACCCGCACCTGCACCAGCACCAGCCGAAGGAGCTCCCCCAACTGAAGCAGCACCCGCTGCACCCCCAGCAGAGGCTGCGCCAGCACCCGCGCCTGCTGAAG CTAAGGTAGTTATGGTAGTGAGACTCACATTGACCGTCAGGCCCAAGCGCCCGGTAATGGGTTCAAAATTCATCACGTACG
- the LOC117600378 gene encoding uncharacterized protein LOC117600378 isoform X7 has product MADDERKRLEDEKKRKQAETDRKRAEVRARLEEASKAKKAKKGFMTPDRKKKLRLLLRKKAAEELKKEQERKAAERRRIIEERCGKPKNVDDASEDDLKEICQMYYDRVYLCEGQKWDLEREVRKRDYEIADLNSQVNDLRGKFMKPTLKKVSKYENKFAKLQKKAAEFNFRNQLKQVKKKEFTLEEEDKEKKPDWSKKGEEKKDEPPPPPEPPAEAPAPTPSPQPEQPPAPAPAPEPAPPAPTPSPEPTAAAPPPAEGAPPAAPVEGAPPAEGAPAPPAEGAPPAGAPAPAEGAPAAPPAEGAAPPAEGTPAAAAPAPAPAPAPAEGAPPTEAAPAAPPAEAAPAPAPAEAKVVMVVRLTLTVRPKRPVMGSKFITYAPAS; this is encoded by the exons ATGGCGGACGATGAG AGGAAACGTCTCGAGGAT gaaaagaagaggaaacaggCGGAGACCGACAGAAAGAGGGCGGAGGTCCGCGCCCGCCTTGAAGAGGCTTCCAAAGCCAAGAAGGCGAAGAAGGGTTTCATGACCCCTGACAGGAAGAAGAAGCTTAGG CTGTTGTTGCGTAAGAAAGCCGCCGAGGAATTGAAGAAAGAACAAGAGAGAAAAGCCGCAGAGAGGAGACGCATCATCGAGGAACGTTGTGGAAAACCGAAGAACGTCGACGACGCGAGCGAAG ACGATTTGAAGGAGATTTGCCAAATGTATTACGACCGCGTCTACCTTTGTGAGGGTCAGAAGTGGGATTTGGAGCGTGAAGTTCGGAAAAGGGATTATGAG ATCGCGGACTTGAACAGCCAGGTGAACGACCTTCGAGGTAAATT CATGAAACCTACGCTGAAGAAAGTCTCCAAGTACGAGAACAAGTTCGCCAAGCTCCAGAAGAAGGCAGCCGAGTTCAACTTCCGTAACCAGCTTAAACAGGTCAAGAAGAAGGAGTTCACCCTTGAAGAGGAGGACAAGGAG AAGAAACCCGATTGGTCGAAGAAGGGCGAGGAAAAGAAG GACGAACCGCCACCTCCACCAGAACCTCCAGCAGAAGCTCCTGCTCCAACTCCTTCTCCACAACCGGAACAACCACCCGCGCCAGCGCCAGCACCAGAACCTGCACCTCCAGCCCCAACACCGTCGCCAGAACCAACGGCAGCAGCACCTCCACCAGCTGAAGGTGCTCCACCAGCAGCTCCAGTAGAGGGTGCTCCACCTGCAGAAGGAGCACCAGCACCTCCAGCCGAGGGCGCACCCCCAGCCG GCGCCCCTGCACCAGCGGAAGGAGCTCCCGCAGCACCTCCAGCCGAAGGAGCTGCACCTCCTGCGGAAGGAACGCCTGCTGCAGCTGCACCTGCACCCGCACCTGCACCAGCACCAGCCGAAGGAGCTCCCCCAACTGAAGCAGCACCCGCTGCACCCCCAGCAGAGGCTGCGCCAGCACCCGCGCCTGCTGAAG CTAAGGTAGTTATGGTAGTGAGACTCACATTGACCGTCAGGCCCAAGCGCCCGGTAATGGGTTCAAAATTCATCACGTACG
- the LOC117600378 gene encoding uncharacterized protein LOC117600378 isoform X3, which yields MADDERKRLEDEKKRKQAETDRKRAEVRARLEEASKAKKAKKGFMTPDRKKKLRLLLRKKAAEELKKEQERKAAERRRIIEERCGKPKNVDDASEAELQTICSAYWKRLYALEGDKFDLERQIRLKEFEIADLNSQVNDLRGKFMKPTLKKVSKYENKFAKLQKKAAEFNFRNQLKQVKKKEFTLEEEDKENASKDKKKPDWSKKGEEKKDEPPPPPEPPAEAPAPTPSPQPEQPPAPAPAPEPAPPAPTPSPEPTAAAPPPAEGAPPAAPVEGAPPAEGAPAPPAEGAPPAGAPAPAEGAPAAPPAEGAAPPAEGTPAAAAPAPAPAPAPAEGAPPTEAAPAAPPAEAAPAPAPAEAKVVMVVRLTLTVRPKRPVMGSKFITYAPAS from the exons ATGGCGGACGATGAG AGGAAACGTCTCGAGGAT gaaaagaagaggaaacaggCGGAGACCGACAGAAAGAGGGCGGAGGTCCGCGCCCGCCTTGAAGAGGCTTCCAAAGCCAAGAAGGCGAAGAAGGGTTTCATGACCCCTGACAGGAAGAAGAAGCTTAGG CTGTTGTTGCGTAAGAAAGCCGCCGAGGAATTGAAGAAAGAACAAGAGAGAAAAGCCGCAGAGAGGAGACGCATCATCGAGGAACGTTGTGGAAAACCGAAGAACGTCGACGACGCGAGCGAAG CCGAGCTCCAGACGATCTGTTCGGCATATTGGAAAAGACTATACGCGCTCGAGGGCGATAAGTTTGACCTCGAGAGGCAAATTAGGTTGAAAGAATTCGAG ATCGCGGACTTGAACAGCCAGGTGAACGACCTTCGAGGTAAATT CATGAAACCTACGCTGAAGAAAGTCTCCAAGTACGAGAACAAGTTCGCCAAGCTCCAGAAGAAGGCAGCCGAGTTCAACTTCCGTAACCAGCTTAAACAGGTCAAGAAGAAGGAGTTCACCCTTGAAGAGGAGGACAAGGAG AACGCGTCAAAAGATAAG AAGAAACCCGATTGGTCGAAGAAGGGCGAGGAAAAGAAG GACGAACCGCCACCTCCACCAGAACCTCCAGCAGAAGCTCCTGCTCCAACTCCTTCTCCACAACCGGAACAACCACCCGCGCCAGCGCCAGCACCAGAACCTGCACCTCCAGCCCCAACACCGTCGCCAGAACCAACGGCAGCAGCACCTCCACCAGCTGAAGGTGCTCCACCAGCAGCTCCAGTAGAGGGTGCTCCACCTGCAGAAGGAGCACCAGCACCTCCAGCCGAGGGCGCACCCCCAGCCG GCGCCCCTGCACCAGCGGAAGGAGCTCCCGCAGCACCTCCAGCCGAAGGAGCTGCACCTCCTGCGGAAGGAACGCCTGCTGCAGCTGCACCTGCACCCGCACCTGCACCAGCACCAGCCGAAGGAGCTCCCCCAACTGAAGCAGCACCCGCTGCACCCCCAGCAGAGGCTGCGCCAGCACCCGCGCCTGCTGAAG CTAAGGTAGTTATGGTAGTGAGACTCACATTGACCGTCAGGCCCAAGCGCCCGGTAATGGGTTCAAAATTCATCACGTACG
- the LOC117600378 gene encoding troponin I 2-like isoform X6: MADDEEKKRKQAETDRKRAEVRARLEEASKAKKAKKGFMTPDRKKKLRLLLRKKAAEELKKEQERKAAERRRIIEERCGKPKNVDDASEETVKRVLREYHNRITALEDQKFDFEYVVKKKDFEIADLNSQVNDLRGKFMKPTLKKVSKYENKFAKLQKKAAEFNFRNQLKQVKKKEFTLEEEDKENASKDKKKPDWSKKGEEKKDEPPPPPEPPAEAPAPTPSPQPEQPPAPAPAPEPAPPAPTPSPEPTAAAPPPAEGAPPAAPVEGAPPAEGAPAPPAEGAPPAGAPAPAEGAPAAPPAEGAAPPAEGTPAAAAPAPAPAPAPAEGAPPTEAAPAAPPAEAAPAPAPAEAKVVMVVRLTLTVRPKRPVMGSKFITYAPAS; this comes from the exons ATGGCGGACGATGAG gaaaagaagaggaaacaggCGGAGACCGACAGAAAGAGGGCGGAGGTCCGCGCCCGCCTTGAAGAGGCTTCCAAAGCCAAGAAGGCGAAGAAGGGTTTCATGACCCCTGACAGGAAGAAGAAGCTTAGG CTGTTGTTGCGTAAGAAAGCCGCCGAGGAATTGAAGAAAGAACAAGAGAGAAAAGCCGCAGAGAGGAGACGCATCATCGAGGAACGTTGTGGAAAACCGAAGAACGTCGACGACGCGAGCGAAG AGACCGTGAAGCGCGTGCTGCGCGAGTACCACAATAGGATCACAGCATTGGAGGATCAAAAGTTCGACTTCGAATATGTTGTTAAGAAGAAGGACTTCGAG ATCGCGGACTTGAACAGCCAGGTGAACGACCTTCGAGGTAAATT CATGAAACCTACGCTGAAGAAAGTCTCCAAGTACGAGAACAAGTTCGCCAAGCTCCAGAAGAAGGCAGCCGAGTTCAACTTCCGTAACCAGCTTAAACAGGTCAAGAAGAAGGAGTTCACCCTTGAAGAGGAGGACAAGGAG AACGCGTCAAAAGATAAG AAGAAACCCGATTGGTCGAAGAAGGGCGAGGAAAAGAAG GACGAACCGCCACCTCCACCAGAACCTCCAGCAGAAGCTCCTGCTCCAACTCCTTCTCCACAACCGGAACAACCACCCGCGCCAGCGCCAGCACCAGAACCTGCACCTCCAGCCCCAACACCGTCGCCAGAACCAACGGCAGCAGCACCTCCACCAGCTGAAGGTGCTCCACCAGCAGCTCCAGTAGAGGGTGCTCCACCTGCAGAAGGAGCACCAGCACCTCCAGCCGAGGGCGCACCCCCAGCCG GCGCCCCTGCACCAGCGGAAGGAGCTCCCGCAGCACCTCCAGCCGAAGGAGCTGCACCTCCTGCGGAAGGAACGCCTGCTGCAGCTGCACCTGCACCCGCACCTGCACCAGCACCAGCCGAAGGAGCTCCCCCAACTGAAGCAGCACCCGCTGCACCCCCAGCAGAGGCTGCGCCAGCACCCGCGCCTGCTGAAG CTAAGGTAGTTATGGTAGTGAGACTCACATTGACCGTCAGGCCCAAGCGCCCGGTAATGGGTTCAAAATTCATCACGTACG
- the LOC117600378 gene encoding troponin I 2-like isoform X10, with protein sequence MADDEEKKRKQAETDRKRAEVRARLEEASKAKKAKKGFMTPDRKKKLRLLLRKKAAEELKKEQERKAAERRRIIEERCGKPKNVDDASEETVKRVLREYHNRITALEDQKFDFEYVVKKKDFEIADLNSQVNDLRGKFMKPTLKKVSKYENKFAKLQKKAAEFNFRNQLKQVKKKEFTLEEEDKEKKPDWSKKGEEKKDEPPPPPEPPAEAPAPTPSPQPEQPPAPAPAPEPAPPAPTPSPEPTAAAPPPAEGAPPAAPVEGAPPAEGAPAPPAEGAPPAGAPAPAEGAPAAPPAEGAAPPAEGTPAAAAPAPAPAPAPAEGAPPTEAAPAAPPAEAAPAPAPAEAKVVMVVRLTLTVRPKRPVMGSKFITYAPAS encoded by the exons ATGGCGGACGATGAG gaaaagaagaggaaacaggCGGAGACCGACAGAAAGAGGGCGGAGGTCCGCGCCCGCCTTGAAGAGGCTTCCAAAGCCAAGAAGGCGAAGAAGGGTTTCATGACCCCTGACAGGAAGAAGAAGCTTAGG CTGTTGTTGCGTAAGAAAGCCGCCGAGGAATTGAAGAAAGAACAAGAGAGAAAAGCCGCAGAGAGGAGACGCATCATCGAGGAACGTTGTGGAAAACCGAAGAACGTCGACGACGCGAGCGAAG AGACCGTGAAGCGCGTGCTGCGCGAGTACCACAATAGGATCACAGCATTGGAGGATCAAAAGTTCGACTTCGAATATGTTGTTAAGAAGAAGGACTTCGAG ATCGCGGACTTGAACAGCCAGGTGAACGACCTTCGAGGTAAATT CATGAAACCTACGCTGAAGAAAGTCTCCAAGTACGAGAACAAGTTCGCCAAGCTCCAGAAGAAGGCAGCCGAGTTCAACTTCCGTAACCAGCTTAAACAGGTCAAGAAGAAGGAGTTCACCCTTGAAGAGGAGGACAAGGAG AAGAAACCCGATTGGTCGAAGAAGGGCGAGGAAAAGAAG GACGAACCGCCACCTCCACCAGAACCTCCAGCAGAAGCTCCTGCTCCAACTCCTTCTCCACAACCGGAACAACCACCCGCGCCAGCGCCAGCACCAGAACCTGCACCTCCAGCCCCAACACCGTCGCCAGAACCAACGGCAGCAGCACCTCCACCAGCTGAAGGTGCTCCACCAGCAGCTCCAGTAGAGGGTGCTCCACCTGCAGAAGGAGCACCAGCACCTCCAGCCGAGGGCGCACCCCCAGCCG GCGCCCCTGCACCAGCGGAAGGAGCTCCCGCAGCACCTCCAGCCGAAGGAGCTGCACCTCCTGCGGAAGGAACGCCTGCTGCAGCTGCACCTGCACCCGCACCTGCACCAGCACCAGCCGAAGGAGCTCCCCCAACTGAAGCAGCACCCGCTGCACCCCCAGCAGAGGCTGCGCCAGCACCCGCGCCTGCTGAAG CTAAGGTAGTTATGGTAGTGAGACTCACATTGACCGTCAGGCCCAAGCGCCCGGTAATGGGTTCAAAATTCATCACGTACG
- the LOC117600378 gene encoding troponin I 2-like isoform X9: MADDEEKKRKQAETDRKRAEVRARLEEASKAKKAKKGFMTPDRKKKLRLLLRKKAAEELKKEQERKAAERRRIIEERCGKPKNVDDASEASVKSILTQYHKRIIALEGEKYDLEYEVAKKDFEIADLNSQVNDLRGKFMKPTLKKVSKYENKFAKLQKKAAEFNFRNQLKQVKKKEFTLEEEDKENASKDKKKPDWSKKGEEKKDEPPPPPEPPAEAPAPTPSPQPEQPPAPAPAPEPAPPAPTPSPEPTAAAPPPAEGAPPAAPVEGAPPAEGAPAPPAEGAPPAGAPAPAEGAPAAPPAEGAAPPAEGTPAAAAPAPAPAPAPAEGAPPTEAAPAAPPAEAAPAPAPAEAKVVMVVRLTLTVRPKRPVMGSKFITYAPAS, translated from the exons ATGGCGGACGATGAG gaaaagaagaggaaacaggCGGAGACCGACAGAAAGAGGGCGGAGGTCCGCGCCCGCCTTGAAGAGGCTTCCAAAGCCAAGAAGGCGAAGAAGGGTTTCATGACCCCTGACAGGAAGAAGAAGCTTAGG CTGTTGTTGCGTAAGAAAGCCGCCGAGGAATTGAAGAAAGAACAAGAGAGAAAAGCCGCAGAGAGGAGACGCATCATCGAGGAACGTTGTGGAAAACCGAAGAACGTCGACGACGCGAGCGAAG CTAGCGTGAAGTCCATTCTGACCCAGTATCATAAGAGGATCATCGCTCTCGAGGGGGAAAAGTACGACCTAGAGTACGAAGTCGCCAAAAAGGATTTCGAG ATCGCGGACTTGAACAGCCAGGTGAACGACCTTCGAGGTAAATT CATGAAACCTACGCTGAAGAAAGTCTCCAAGTACGAGAACAAGTTCGCCAAGCTCCAGAAGAAGGCAGCCGAGTTCAACTTCCGTAACCAGCTTAAACAGGTCAAGAAGAAGGAGTTCACCCTTGAAGAGGAGGACAAGGAG AACGCGTCAAAAGATAAG AAGAAACCCGATTGGTCGAAGAAGGGCGAGGAAAAGAAG GACGAACCGCCACCTCCACCAGAACCTCCAGCAGAAGCTCCTGCTCCAACTCCTTCTCCACAACCGGAACAACCACCCGCGCCAGCGCCAGCACCAGAACCTGCACCTCCAGCCCCAACACCGTCGCCAGAACCAACGGCAGCAGCACCTCCACCAGCTGAAGGTGCTCCACCAGCAGCTCCAGTAGAGGGTGCTCCACCTGCAGAAGGAGCACCAGCACCTCCAGCCGAGGGCGCACCCCCAGCCG GCGCCCCTGCACCAGCGGAAGGAGCTCCCGCAGCACCTCCAGCCGAAGGAGCTGCACCTCCTGCGGAAGGAACGCCTGCTGCAGCTGCACCTGCACCCGCACCTGCACCAGCACCAGCCGAAGGAGCTCCCCCAACTGAAGCAGCACCCGCTGCACCCCCAGCAGAGGCTGCGCCAGCACCCGCGCCTGCTGAAG CTAAGGTAGTTATGGTAGTGAGACTCACATTGACCGTCAGGCCCAAGCGCCCGGTAATGGGTTCAAAATTCATCACGTACG